The following is a genomic window from Spiribacter sp. 1M189.
GGGAAGTAGAAGGTGAAGCCCTCCCGACGGACGAGGATGTCGCCCGGCAGCCGGCCCAGCCCCAGCTTGCTGATCACCGGCCAGAGCAGGCCGCTGATCAGGATGACAAGCCCG
Proteins encoded in this region:
- a CDS encoding DUF2905 domain-containing protein; the encoded protein is MQKLLVTIGLVILISGLLWPVISKLGLGRLPGDILVRREGFTFYFPLATSIIVSVVVTLIIWWFRR